From a single Planctellipticum variicoloris genomic region:
- a CDS encoding thiamine phosphate synthase, which produces MRFDAFTPGALRTIRRSLWLARRSQDVACLPDHLLHALFLEENRSLEFLAARGVTAATLQLELPAEMDLPADEPLELQLFDELAQVILTQARSQAVESGTHDHVGTEHLLWALLHTPSDAAKRLADLGLRPEELFAPAPRTPDLNAEPLTSESRLDLREATPSDATETYRILDAAANRVREGLRVIEDYGRFGLDDSLLARELKELRHALTAALSRLPSQALLAARDTLGDVGTRISTQAEYRRSSPVVVLQAAWKRVQEALRSLEEYGKILDADFCGLIEQLRYRTYTLEKAFLLCTTNRDRLAGQQLYLLVTQNLCDHGAGPAIRGALEAGVRIVQVREKSLRDRELVEYARRVRLLTREFDALLIMNDRPDLAVLVDADGVHVGQEELSVHDARRIVGPDRLVGVSTHSIEQARQAVLDGADYLGVGPTFPSGTKSFVEFPGLEFVHEVAREISLPWFAIGGIHGGNVQQVIGAGARRVAVSAAICGESVPRDAAGELLAWLRA; this is translated from the coding sequence GTGCGATTTGACGCCTTCACCCCCGGCGCGCTGCGAACGATCCGGCGAAGCCTCTGGCTGGCCCGCCGGTCTCAGGACGTGGCCTGCCTGCCGGATCACCTGCTCCATGCCCTGTTCCTGGAAGAAAACCGGTCGCTGGAGTTTCTCGCCGCACGCGGCGTCACCGCAGCCACGCTGCAACTGGAACTCCCCGCCGAAATGGACCTCCCGGCCGACGAACCGCTGGAATTGCAGCTCTTCGACGAGCTGGCGCAGGTCATTCTCACTCAGGCCCGCAGCCAGGCGGTGGAATCCGGAACCCACGACCACGTCGGAACCGAACACCTCCTCTGGGCGCTGCTCCATACGCCGTCCGACGCCGCCAAACGCCTGGCAGACCTCGGGTTGCGCCCGGAAGAACTGTTCGCTCCCGCACCCCGCACACCCGATCTGAACGCGGAACCGCTGACGTCGGAGTCCCGCCTGGATCTCCGGGAAGCCACCCCCTCCGACGCCACCGAGACGTATCGGATTCTCGACGCAGCCGCCAATCGCGTCCGCGAAGGTCTCCGCGTCATCGAAGACTACGGCCGGTTCGGACTCGACGACAGCCTCCTGGCCCGCGAACTCAAGGAGCTCCGGCACGCCCTGACCGCGGCCCTCTCCCGGCTCCCCTCCCAGGCCCTGCTCGCGGCCCGCGACACCCTCGGCGATGTCGGCACCCGGATCAGCACCCAGGCCGAGTATCGCCGGTCGTCACCCGTAGTCGTCCTGCAGGCCGCGTGGAAGCGGGTCCAGGAGGCCCTCCGCTCGCTCGAAGAATACGGAAAAATCCTCGACGCCGACTTCTGCGGCCTGATTGAACAGCTCCGCTACCGCACCTATACCCTCGAAAAAGCCTTTCTGCTCTGCACGACCAACCGCGACCGCCTGGCCGGGCAGCAGCTCTATCTCCTGGTGACGCAAAACCTCTGCGACCACGGCGCCGGTCCCGCCATCCGGGGCGCCCTGGAAGCCGGCGTCCGCATCGTCCAGGTCCGCGAAAAGTCCCTCCGTGACCGCGAGCTCGTCGAATACGCCCGCCGCGTTCGACTCCTCACCCGCGAATTCGACGCCCTCCTCATCATGAACGACCGCCCCGATCTCGCGGTGCTGGTCGACGCCGACGGCGTCCACGTCGGGCAGGAAGAGCTTTCCGTCCACGACGCCCGACGGATCGTCGGCCCCGACCGACTGGTTGGCGTTTCCACCCATTCCATCGAACAGGCGCGGCAGGCCGTCCTCGACGGCGCCGACTATCTCGGCGTCGGGCCGACGTTTCCCTCCGGCACCAAGTCGTTTGTCGAATTTCCCGGCCTGGAATTCGTCCACGAAGTGGCCCGGGAAATTTCCCTCCCCTGGTTCGCGATCGGCGGCATCCACGGCGGAAACGTCCAGCAGGTGATCGGCGCGGGAGCCCGACGGGTCGCCGTCAGCGCCGCCATCTGCGGCGAATCGGTCCCGCGCGACGCCGCCGGCGAGCTCCTGGCCTGGCTCCGCGCCTGA
- a CDS encoding TIGR04255 family protein: MSPLAVEPLPEYELPPVIEVVIGAQFAPIAGFLPTHLGLFWQEIRREYPAVEVAAPLAPVVERTNFRSATELSQVEVAAVPPLPRMFFIDATSTWLLQLQPDRFLQNWRRSSGDQQYPRFPAVRQRFLSSWSRLFEFCGHQELAPPEVNQLEVTYINHIEAGEGWQPAVGVSEVFRDFRWDSNARFLPVPEAIAWKASFALPRDHGRLHVSVRQAVRRTDDAPVLLCELTARGMPLDRQTEAIAAWIDLAREWIVRGFTDITTDVVQRKHWKRKA; this comes from the coding sequence ATGTCCCCATTGGCCGTTGAGCCCTTGCCTGAATACGAACTACCGCCTGTCATTGAGGTGGTGATCGGGGCTCAGTTCGCGCCGATTGCCGGATTTCTGCCGACGCATCTGGGACTGTTCTGGCAGGAAATCCGACGGGAGTATCCGGCCGTCGAAGTGGCCGCGCCGTTGGCGCCAGTCGTGGAACGTACCAATTTTCGTTCAGCGACAGAACTGAGCCAGGTTGAGGTCGCTGCGGTTCCGCCACTGCCTCGAATGTTCTTTATTGACGCGACGAGTACTTGGCTCTTGCAGCTTCAGCCAGACCGATTTCTGCAAAACTGGCGAAGATCTTCGGGCGATCAGCAGTACCCCCGGTTCCCCGCTGTGCGACAGCGATTCTTGTCAAGCTGGAGTCGTCTGTTCGAATTCTGCGGGCATCAGGAACTCGCACCTCCCGAAGTCAATCAACTGGAAGTCACCTACATCAATCACATTGAAGCAGGAGAGGGGTGGCAACCGGCTGTAGGAGTGTCGGAGGTCTTCCGAGATTTCCGCTGGGACAGTAACGCTCGTTTCTTGCCGGTTCCGGAGGCGATTGCGTGGAAAGCATCATTTGCTCTGCCCCGAGATCATGGACGCCTTCATGTCTCGGTTCGTCAGGCCGTACGCCGGACCGATGACGCCCCTGTTTTGTTGTGTGAACTCACGGCACGCGGCATGCCATTGGACCGCCAAACCGAGGCAATAGCGGCATGGATCGACTTGGCTCGTGAGTGGATTGTTCGTGGCTTTACCGACATAACGACCGATGTGGTCCAGCGGAAGCATTGGAAGCGGAAAGCATGA
- a CDS encoding Gfo/Idh/MocA family protein codes for MSAPYPAPDRREFLKSSTLAAAGLIAPSLFVGGAVAQDAPSDALNVGVIGLGRGMAHVDTLLKGGKAKLSYVCDVDQLRLERGMKTIEAKGAPAPTPVQDFRRLLDDPKLDAVFIATCNHWHAPATILACAANKHVYVEKPGSHNAREGELMVAAARKYKRTVQMGNQRRSYPAMIDTIAKLKDGAIGDILYARCWYDSARTTIGHGKPAPVPETLDYSLWQGPAPERPYVDNLVHYNWHWRWHWGGGEMANNGIHTLDIARWGLGVEYPTKVSFFGGRYHFDDDQETPDTATAVFHFGNKGCTWEGSSCHPRRPDKNGFVNFYGSEGSMHVEASGGHTIYDFSGKEISKAPGKGNDLDHVGNFLECIRSGKTPNSEIEIGQKSTLLCHVANISYKTGRVISLDPETHQITGDAEAAKLWEREYRPGWEPKV; via the coding sequence ATGTCTGCCCCGTATCCCGCCCCGGACCGCCGGGAGTTCCTCAAGTCTTCCACCCTCGCCGCCGCCGGCCTCATTGCCCCCAGCCTGTTTGTCGGCGGCGCCGTCGCTCAGGACGCTCCGTCGGATGCCCTCAATGTCGGCGTCATCGGCCTGGGGCGCGGCATGGCTCACGTCGACACCCTCCTCAAAGGAGGCAAGGCCAAGCTCAGCTACGTCTGCGACGTCGACCAGCTCCGCCTCGAACGGGGCATGAAGACGATCGAGGCCAAGGGGGCGCCGGCTCCGACGCCGGTCCAGGACTTCCGCCGCCTGCTCGACGACCCCAAGCTCGACGCCGTCTTCATCGCGACCTGCAACCACTGGCACGCCCCCGCGACAATCCTCGCCTGTGCCGCCAACAAGCACGTCTACGTCGAGAAGCCGGGCAGCCACAACGCCCGCGAAGGGGAACTGATGGTCGCCGCCGCCCGCAAGTACAAGCGGACGGTCCAGATGGGGAACCAGCGCCGCAGCTACCCCGCCATGATCGACACGATCGCCAAACTGAAAGACGGCGCGATCGGCGACATCCTGTATGCCCGCTGCTGGTACGACAGCGCCCGCACCACCATCGGCCACGGCAAACCCGCTCCGGTCCCGGAGACGCTCGATTATTCCCTCTGGCAGGGACCGGCCCCCGAACGTCCCTACGTCGACAACCTCGTCCATTACAACTGGCACTGGCGCTGGCACTGGGGCGGCGGCGAGATGGCCAACAACGGCATCCACACCCTCGACATCGCCCGCTGGGGACTCGGCGTCGAATACCCGACGAAGGTCAGCTTCTTCGGCGGACGCTACCACTTCGACGACGATCAGGAGACTCCCGACACGGCCACGGCCGTCTTCCACTTCGGCAATAAGGGCTGCACCTGGGAAGGGAGCAGTTGCCATCCCCGCCGCCCGGACAAGAACGGTTTCGTCAATTTCTACGGCAGCGAAGGCTCGATGCACGTCGAAGCCTCAGGCGGCCACACGATTTACGACTTCTCCGGCAAAGAAATCAGCAAGGCCCCCGGCAAGGGGAACGACCTCGACCACGTCGGCAACTTCCTCGAGTGCATCCGCAGCGGCAAAACGCCGAACTCGGAAATTGAGATCGGCCAGAAGAGCACCCTGCTGTGCCACGTGGCCAATATCTCCTACAAGACCGGCCGGGTGATCAGCCTCGATCCGGAAACACACCAGATCACCGGCGACGCCGAAGCCGCCAAGCTGTGGGAGCGCGAATACCGTCCGGGCTGGGAACCGAAGGTCTGA
- the dprA gene encoding DNA-processing protein DprA, which translates to MTDFAAAPDDLASDVVDALRLTLVPGIGSRMYQLLVDRFGSPGAVLEASIAQLREVSGVGPKLAMAIVAEGTPAAARAEWERCRAAGARLLLRGRHGYPPPLDRIPDPPGVLYCRGDWRPADELAIGIVGSRHCTPYGRQQAERLAGGLARAGITIVSGLARGIDGAAHQGALDAGGRTLAVCATGLGTIYPPEHAELAIDITHSGALLSESPMLQAPIAGLFPQRNRIISGLSMGVIVVEAPRSSGALHTARHAMEQNREVFAVPGRIDHEACLGCLDLIRDGATLIRGVDDVLAALGPLTRPVAVSAEETVHHPQELVLNELERSVLNLISSEAQPVDAVLRASALEASRVLSTLTVLEMRRLVQRLPGGQIVRR; encoded by the coding sequence ATGACCGACTTCGCGGCTGCACCTGACGACCTGGCGTCCGATGTCGTTGACGCTCTTCGACTGACGCTCGTGCCGGGCATCGGCTCGCGGATGTATCAGTTGCTGGTGGATCGGTTCGGTTCGCCGGGGGCGGTTCTGGAAGCGTCGATTGCGCAGCTCCGCGAGGTTTCGGGCGTCGGACCGAAGCTGGCGATGGCGATCGTCGCCGAGGGAACCCCCGCGGCAGCCCGCGCCGAGTGGGAGCGTTGCCGGGCCGCCGGAGCGAGACTTTTGCTTCGCGGACGCCATGGCTATCCGCCGCCGCTGGATCGCATTCCCGACCCTCCCGGCGTGCTGTATTGCCGGGGGGATTGGCGGCCTGCCGATGAACTTGCGATCGGCATCGTCGGCTCCCGGCATTGTACCCCCTACGGGCGGCAGCAAGCCGAGCGCCTCGCCGGCGGGCTGGCCCGGGCCGGGATCACGATCGTCAGCGGCCTGGCGCGGGGGATCGACGGCGCTGCGCATCAGGGGGCGCTCGACGCCGGGGGCCGGACGCTCGCCGTGTGCGCGACGGGGCTGGGGACGATTTACCCGCCCGAGCACGCCGAGCTGGCCATCGACATCACGCACTCCGGTGCGCTGCTGTCGGAATCTCCGATGCTGCAGGCGCCGATCGCCGGGTTGTTTCCTCAACGGAACCGGATCATTTCCGGGCTGAGCATGGGGGTGATTGTCGTCGAGGCGCCCCGCTCGAGCGGGGCGCTGCATACCGCCCGGCATGCGATGGAGCAGAATCGCGAAGTTTTCGCGGTGCCGGGGCGGATCGATCACGAGGCCTGCCTGGGGTGCCTGGATCTCATTCGCGACGGCGCCACATTGATTCGCGGCGTCGACGACGTCCTGGCAGCACTCGGCCCGCTGACGAGGCCGGTGGCGGTCTCGGCCGAGGAGACGGTCCATCATCCGCAGGAACTGGTTCTCAATGAGCTGGAACGGTCGGTGCTGAATCTGATCTCCAGCGAAGCCCAGCCGGTGGACGCCGTTCTGCGGGCGTCGGCTCTGGAGGCTTCGCGGGTGCTTTCGACGTTGACGGTGCTGGAAATGCGCCGGCTGGTTCAGCGGCTGCCCGGCGGGCAGATCGTCAGGCGATAG
- a CDS encoding protein-disulfide reductase DsbD family protein — MPAIRSLRGILCTVCLVLISSMTLAQDFDLGNLSLQPRGKKSRAKPEFTVTLTPTEAKAGETVTLGVRVKLPPDYYIYGTDGDFGGKTVIKTEETGLEAIDAAFVPDHPAKTAFEPLFGTDVSKFFDEVTWSRKYRVLAGVTEAKVKGTLEGQYCSSGEGGMCVPIRPPFAFSQTVAVVGGASAPTATPSAAPLHYSFVERPTKAKAKDNPTEFAIALTPANPKVGEIVTLAITARLDEGWHTFGLDHVGAGGTPTEIFVDNLRGLKAVDEAFQPSTPSAVHEEAGLTLKIHEKAVTWSRKYEVTDPANYGLSGEIAWQTCIEGRCLPVRTFAFALPHAVDLYVAQRAPMLSKPPREAIADPIQPGEAPAAAAPVTEPVRQGQPQDKGLLPFILTAIGFGFVSLLTPCVFPMVPITVSFFLKQSEKQHSSPVLLALVYGGTIILTFTIIGVGVAAVFGASQLNALANGFWVNAFIGTVFVVFGLNMLGMYEIRVPSSLLTMTATRESAGGYLGAIFMALTFTLTSFTCTFAFAGSLLVAAAQGEIFWPVVGMAAFGSAFASPFIVLALLPRLLKGLPKSGGWMNTVKVVMGLIEIGAAVKFFSVADPAQVFFDHTIVLLVWLILAVVTGLYLLGLFRLPHDTPVEKISVFRLVTAMSFLGLTGLLSLVVFAPQVGGGGAIRNLIVAFAPPNLHQEDTDNVPGPEITHHGLTFGLNLNQMIPYAQEKQLPLFIDFTGINCVNCRQMEHLMAQPEWRDRLRKFAGVQLYVDTDSIPKIPDIEVGRRIREQNLKFQEEWFGDVTMPAYAVVSPDGKKVFATYEGAETARTAGTFVKFLDYGYSQWQQWDRQQAQKPAPKPADVATVP; from the coding sequence ATGCCTGCGATCCGCAGTCTCCGTGGGATTCTCTGCACTGTCTGCCTGGTGCTCATTTCCAGCATGACGCTGGCGCAGGATTTTGATCTGGGCAATCTTTCGCTGCAGCCGCGCGGCAAGAAGAGCCGGGCCAAGCCTGAGTTTACCGTGACGCTGACTCCGACCGAAGCGAAAGCGGGGGAGACGGTGACGCTGGGGGTGCGGGTCAAGCTGCCGCCGGATTACTACATCTACGGCACGGACGGAGATTTTGGGGGCAAGACGGTCATCAAGACCGAGGAAACGGGGCTCGAAGCGATCGACGCCGCGTTCGTGCCGGACCATCCCGCCAAGACGGCGTTCGAGCCGCTGTTCGGCACCGATGTCTCCAAGTTTTTCGACGAAGTCACGTGGTCGCGCAAGTACCGGGTGTTGGCCGGCGTCACCGAGGCGAAAGTAAAAGGGACGCTGGAGGGGCAGTATTGCAGTTCGGGCGAGGGGGGGATGTGCGTGCCGATCCGGCCACCGTTCGCCTTCAGCCAGACGGTCGCCGTCGTCGGCGGGGCTTCCGCTCCGACAGCGACGCCCTCGGCGGCGCCGTTGCATTATTCGTTCGTGGAACGCCCGACCAAAGCGAAGGCCAAGGACAATCCGACCGAGTTTGCGATCGCGCTGACTCCGGCCAACCCGAAGGTCGGGGAGATTGTGACTCTGGCGATCACGGCACGGCTTGACGAGGGCTGGCACACGTTCGGACTGGACCACGTTGGAGCGGGCGGGACGCCGACCGAGATCTTTGTGGACAACCTGCGCGGACTGAAAGCGGTCGACGAGGCGTTTCAGCCCTCGACACCGTCGGCAGTTCATGAAGAAGCGGGACTGACGCTGAAGATTCACGAGAAGGCGGTGACCTGGAGTCGGAAGTACGAGGTCACCGATCCCGCCAACTACGGTCTGTCGGGCGAAATCGCCTGGCAAACGTGTATCGAAGGTCGCTGCCTGCCGGTCCGGACGTTTGCGTTCGCGTTGCCGCACGCGGTGGATTTGTACGTTGCGCAGCGTGCGCCAATGCTCTCAAAACCGCCGCGGGAAGCGATAGCGGATCCGATCCAGCCGGGCGAAGCGCCGGCGGCGGCCGCTCCCGTCACCGAGCCGGTCCGTCAGGGGCAACCGCAGGATAAGGGACTGCTGCCGTTCATTCTGACGGCGATCGGCTTCGGATTCGTCTCGCTGCTGACGCCGTGCGTGTTCCCGATGGTCCCGATCACCGTCAGCTTCTTTCTGAAGCAGAGCGAGAAGCAGCACTCCAGTCCGGTGTTGCTGGCACTGGTTTACGGCGGGACGATCATTTTGACGTTCACGATCATCGGCGTCGGCGTGGCGGCGGTGTTCGGGGCGTCGCAGCTCAACGCCCTGGCGAACGGGTTCTGGGTCAACGCGTTCATCGGCACGGTGTTTGTCGTGTTCGGCTTGAACATGCTGGGGATGTATGAGATCCGGGTTCCGTCGTCGCTGCTGACCATGACGGCTACCCGCGAATCGGCCGGCGGCTACCTGGGGGCGATCTTCATGGCGCTCACCTTCACGCTGACCAGCTTCACCTGCACGTTCGCCTTTGCCGGCTCGCTGCTGGTGGCGGCGGCGCAGGGGGAAATTTTCTGGCCGGTGGTGGGGATGGCGGCGTTCGGGTCCGCGTTCGCGTCGCCGTTCATCGTGCTGGCGCTGCTGCCGCGGCTGCTGAAGGGGCTGCCGAAGAGCGGCGGCTGGATGAATACGGTCAAGGTGGTGATGGGGCTGATTGAGATCGGGGCGGCGGTGAAGTTCTTCAGCGTCGCGGACCCAGCGCAAGTCTTCTTCGACCACACGATCGTGCTGCTGGTCTGGCTGATTCTGGCGGTGGTGACGGGGCTGTATCTGCTGGGGCTGTTCCGGCTGCCGCACGATACGCCGGTGGAGAAGATCTCCGTATTCCGGCTGGTGACGGCGATGAGCTTTCTCGGGCTGACGGGTCTGCTGTCGCTGGTCGTGTTCGCTCCGCAGGTGGGAGGGGGGGGCGCCATCCGAAATCTGATCGTGGCGTTTGCGCCGCCGAATCTGCACCAGGAAGATACGGACAACGTGCCGGGGCCGGAGATCACGCACCACGGGCTGACGTTCGGGCTGAATCTGAATCAGATGATTCCCTACGCCCAGGAAAAGCAGCTTCCGCTGTTCATCGACTTCACGGGGATCAACTGCGTGAACTGCCGGCAGATGGAGCACCTGATGGCCCAGCCCGAATGGCGCGACCGCCTCCGTAAATTCGCCGGGGTGCAGCTCTACGTCGATACGGACTCGATTCCCAAGATCCCTGATATCGAGGTGGGACGCAGAATCCGCGAACAGAATCTCAAGTTCCAGGAGGAATGGTTCGGCGATGTCACGATGCCCGCCTATGCCGTCGTGTCGCCGGACGGGAAAAAGGTCTTCGCAACTTACGAAGGAGCAGAAACCGCTCGCACGGCTGGTACATTCGTGAAGTTCCTCGACTACGGATACTCCCAGTGGCAGCAGTGGGACAGGCAGCAGGCGCAGAAGCCGGCTCCGAAGCCGGCGGATGTGGCCACGGTGCCGTGA
- a CDS encoding MFS transporter codes for MPAAPARLSAAQWLICVIAAIGFAFDIYELLMLPLILRPALAELGGIAPGTPEFARWLGLMFYVPAFAGGIFGLLGGYLTDRLGRRRVLTWSILLYAFSAFAAGYSTSLGMLLFFRTTTFIGVCIEFVAAVAWLAELFDDPKQREKVLGYTQAFSSIGGLLVAIANSLMIMYSAKLPGIVLPEFLNLGVVKDAHAAWRYTLMSGLIPAIPLIIIRPFLPESPKWAQKKAAGTLRRPSIAELFSKDLRGTTIVTTLMFACSYGVAFGAIQQIPQIVPGINAVQAEIKEKSAGKPADAQKKIAGVTIQQKAAEYTKAQEVGGLVGRFALAIIVVWFASRRTLLRVFVGPGLIAMPLIFLAFAGGQESTFFTMDISMIPGMHNFSVSTLGIAIFFAGFFTVAQFSFWGNYLPHAYPMHLRGTGESFAANIGGRMIGTSFAALTPLVAGMSFVPGGSPAAKFAYVAAGIATTLFAMNFILSFFLPEPKHFGDE; via the coding sequence ATGCCTGCCGCCCCCGCCCGTCTGAGCGCCGCCCAGTGGCTGATCTGCGTCATCGCGGCAATCGGATTCGCGTTCGACATCTACGAACTCCTCATGCTGCCGCTGATCCTCCGGCCGGCGCTCGCCGAACTGGGAGGGATTGCTCCCGGGACCCCGGAGTTTGCACGGTGGCTCGGCCTGATGTTCTATGTCCCGGCCTTTGCCGGCGGCATCTTCGGCCTGCTGGGCGGCTATCTGACCGACCGCCTCGGCCGACGGCGCGTCCTGACCTGGAGCATCCTGCTCTATGCGTTCTCGGCCTTTGCGGCCGGGTATTCGACCAGCCTGGGGATGCTCCTGTTTTTCCGAACAACCACGTTTATCGGCGTCTGCATTGAGTTCGTCGCCGCGGTGGCCTGGCTGGCGGAGTTGTTCGATGATCCGAAGCAGCGAGAGAAGGTTCTGGGATACACCCAGGCATTCTCGTCAATCGGCGGACTCCTGGTCGCCATCGCCAACAGCCTGATGATCATGTACTCCGCAAAGCTCCCGGGCATCGTTCTGCCGGAGTTCCTGAATCTGGGCGTTGTGAAAGACGCCCATGCGGCTTGGCGCTACACGCTCATGTCCGGCCTGATTCCCGCGATTCCCCTGATCATCATCCGGCCGTTTCTCCCCGAGTCTCCGAAGTGGGCGCAGAAGAAGGCGGCGGGGACGCTCCGCCGGCCGAGCATCGCCGAACTGTTTTCGAAGGACTTGCGCGGCACCACGATTGTGACCACGCTGATGTTTGCCTGCAGCTACGGCGTCGCCTTCGGCGCCATTCAGCAGATTCCCCAGATCGTGCCGGGCATCAATGCGGTGCAGGCGGAAATCAAAGAGAAGTCCGCAGGCAAACCGGCCGATGCCCAGAAGAAAATTGCGGGCGTCACGATTCAGCAGAAGGCCGCCGAATACACGAAAGCTCAGGAAGTCGGCGGTCTGGTGGGCCGATTCGCGCTGGCGATCATCGTCGTCTGGTTCGCCAGCCGCCGCACGCTGCTGCGGGTCTTCGTCGGACCGGGCCTGATTGCGATGCCGTTGATTTTCCTGGCGTTCGCAGGCGGCCAGGAATCCACGTTCTTCACGATGGACATCAGCATGATCCCCGGCATGCACAACTTCAGCGTCTCGACGCTGGGGATCGCCATTTTCTTCGCCGGCTTCTTCACCGTCGCCCAGTTCAGTTTCTGGGGCAACTACCTCCCGCACGCCTACCCGATGCACCTGCGCGGCACCGGTGAAAGCTTTGCCGCCAACATCGGCGGCCGGATGATCGGAACTTCGTTCGCCGCACTGACGCCGCTGGTCGCCGGGATGAGCTTCGTGCCCGGCGGATCGCCCGCAGCCAAGTTCGCGTACGTCGCCGCAGGCATCGCAACGACGCTGTTTGCGATGAACTTCATTTTGTCATTCTTCCTGCCGGAGCCGAAGCACTTCGGGGACGAGTAG
- a CDS encoding OmpA/MotB family protein, which translates to MALCTRMCLWSVVSLLAVAQVGCCCGARRNQYLTQAQLRNQQLWAQNRALSMQRDGFGGNVGQLQQENAALKQNLDLANQRLNNLASSNNQLEQRVQDMLVSANRGNNPLSDDMTRKLEELRQKYPEFEFDPRTGVSKFHTDLLFELGSDQVRPDAMRVLQEFAQIMNHADASHLNVLVVGHTDDKPISKSTTRARHPTNWHLSTDRADSVVLALKKSGIDEKRMGAAGYGMFQPVAPNTNDANRQKNRRVEIFVLAPDAVVAGWDPAAHSTR; encoded by the coding sequence ATGGCTCTTTGCACACGGATGTGCCTCTGGAGCGTTGTCAGCCTGCTGGCAGTGGCCCAGGTGGGTTGCTGCTGCGGGGCTCGCCGGAATCAGTACCTGACGCAGGCTCAATTGCGGAATCAGCAGCTCTGGGCTCAGAACCGGGCGCTGTCGATGCAGCGCGACGGGTTCGGCGGGAATGTGGGGCAGCTCCAGCAGGAGAATGCCGCGCTCAAGCAGAACCTCGACCTGGCGAACCAGCGGTTGAACAACCTGGCGTCTTCCAACAATCAGTTGGAGCAGCGGGTGCAGGACATGCTGGTGAGCGCCAACCGGGGCAACAATCCGCTGTCCGACGATATGACCCGCAAGCTGGAAGAGTTGCGGCAGAAGTACCCGGAGTTCGAGTTCGACCCGCGGACCGGCGTCAGCAAGTTCCATACGGACCTGTTGTTCGAACTGGGGAGCGATCAGGTCCGACCGGACGCCATGCGGGTGCTGCAGGAGTTCGCTCAGATCATGAATCACGCGGACGCCAGTCACCTGAACGTCCTGGTCGTGGGGCACACCGACGACAAGCCGATTTCAAAGTCGACGACGCGGGCCAGACATCCGACGAACTGGCACCTGTCGACGGACCGGGCCGATTCGGTCGTGCTGGCGTTGAAGAAGTCCGGCATCGACGAGAAGCGGATGGGCGCCGCCGGGTATGGCATGTTCCAGCCGGTCGCACCGAACACGAACGACGCCAATCGTCAGAAGAATCGTCGGGTGGAGATCTTCGTCCTCGCTCCCGACGCGGTCGTCGCCGGCTGGGATCCGGCGGCCCACTCGACACGTTAG